From Rhodococcus antarcticus, the proteins below share one genomic window:
- the polA gene encoding DNA polymerase I, producing MADPGAKTLLLLDGHSLAYRAFFALPAENFRTTSGQTTNAVYGFTSMLINLLRDEAPTHVAAAFDVSRQTFRAEAYPEYKAGRSATPDEFRGQVDITKDVLAAMGIPVMAIPGFEADDIIATLTTRATAEGFRVLVCTGDRDALQLVTEHVTVLYPRKGVSELTRFTPEEVQSKYGLSPAQYPDFAALRGDPSDNLPGIPGVGEKTAAKWINEYGSLDGLVERVDQVKGKTGDALRENLSSVLRNRQLTELVRDVELPYAPEQLALAAWDRERIHGLFDDLEFRVLRDRLFATLSSAEPEAEEGFDVRGTVLEPGQVRAWLSAHARDGLRVGLSVTGPGTPTGGDATGVALAAGDGEGAFVATAELDPDDDAALGEWLADAAVPKAAHELKRALHALGGRGWLLNGTTSDTALAAYLVRPGQRSFDLADLALRHLHRELRADDGADDGQLSLLDDADADTARAATTEIVRARAVVDVAAALDLELEQIEETALLTEMELPLLEVLAELEHAGIAVDSAHLTDLQSDFAAQVADAAAKAFEVIGKEINLGSPKQLQVVLFDELEMPKTKRTKTGYTTDAAALENLFEATGHPFLEHLLAHRDATRLKVTVDGLLKSVAEDGRIHTTFNQTIAATGRLSSTEPNLQNIPVRNDAGRRIRQSFVVGEGYESLMTADYSQIEMRIMAHLSGDEGLIEAFNTGEDLHTFVGARAFGVPLEEVTPELRRRVKAMSYGLAYGLSAFGLAAQLNISTEEAREQMEAYFSRFGGVRDYLRAVVEQARKDGYTSTIFGRRRYLPDLNSDNRQRREVAERAALNAPIQGSAADIIKVAMLGVQKALAEQGLRSRTLLQVHDELVLEVAVGEHEAVEALVRREMGAAYDLGVPMDVSVGTGRSWDAAAH from the coding sequence GTGGCTGATCCCGGTGCGAAGACCCTGCTCCTGCTGGACGGCCACTCGCTGGCCTACCGGGCGTTCTTCGCGCTGCCGGCGGAGAACTTCCGGACCACCAGCGGGCAGACCACCAACGCCGTCTACGGCTTCACCTCCATGCTCATCAACCTGTTGCGCGACGAGGCACCCACGCACGTCGCGGCCGCCTTCGACGTCTCGCGGCAGACCTTCCGCGCGGAGGCCTACCCGGAGTACAAGGCCGGCCGCAGCGCCACCCCGGACGAGTTCCGCGGCCAGGTCGACATCACCAAGGACGTCCTCGCGGCCATGGGCATCCCCGTCATGGCCATCCCTGGCTTCGAGGCCGACGACATCATCGCGACGCTGACCACCCGGGCCACAGCGGAGGGGTTCCGGGTGCTCGTGTGCACCGGGGACCGGGACGCGCTGCAGCTCGTCACCGAGCACGTGACGGTGCTCTACCCCCGTAAGGGCGTCTCCGAGCTGACCCGGTTCACGCCGGAGGAGGTGCAGTCCAAGTACGGTCTCAGCCCGGCCCAGTACCCGGACTTCGCGGCGCTGCGGGGGGACCCCAGCGACAACCTGCCGGGCATCCCCGGGGTGGGGGAGAAGACCGCGGCGAAGTGGATCAACGAGTACGGCTCGCTGGACGGTCTCGTCGAGCGGGTCGACCAGGTGAAGGGCAAGACCGGCGACGCGCTGCGGGAGAACCTCTCCTCGGTGCTGCGCAACCGCCAGCTCACCGAGCTCGTGCGCGACGTGGAGCTGCCCTACGCCCCCGAGCAGCTGGCGCTGGCCGCGTGGGACCGCGAGCGCATCCACGGCCTGTTCGACGACCTGGAGTTCCGGGTGCTGCGCGACCGCCTCTTCGCGACCCTGAGCTCTGCGGAGCCGGAGGCCGAGGAGGGCTTCGACGTGCGGGGCACCGTGCTCGAGCCCGGTCAGGTGCGCGCGTGGCTGTCCGCCCACGCCCGCGACGGGCTGCGGGTGGGGTTGTCGGTCACCGGTCCGGGCACGCCCACCGGGGGTGACGCCACCGGCGTGGCCCTGGCGGCCGGGGACGGCGAGGGTGCGTTCGTCGCGACGGCCGAGCTGGACCCCGACGACGACGCGGCGCTGGGGGAGTGGCTGGCGGATGCGGCCGTCCCGAAGGCGGCTCACGAGCTCAAGCGCGCCCTGCACGCCCTCGGCGGGCGGGGGTGGCTGCTCAACGGCACCACCAGCGACACCGCCCTGGCCGCCTACCTCGTGCGGCCCGGCCAGCGCAGCTTCGACCTGGCCGACCTGGCGCTGCGGCACCTGCACCGGGAGCTGCGTGCCGACGACGGGGCCGACGACGGGCAGCTCTCGCTGCTGGACGACGCGGACGCCGACACCGCCCGCGCCGCGACCACCGAGATCGTCCGGGCCCGCGCGGTGGTGGACGTCGCCGCCGCGCTGGACCTGGAGCTCGAGCAGATCGAGGAGACCGCGCTGCTCACGGAGATGGAGCTCCCGCTGCTGGAGGTGCTCGCCGAGCTCGAGCACGCCGGGATAGCGGTCGACTCGGCCCACCTCACCGATCTGCAGTCCGACTTCGCGGCCCAGGTGGCCGACGCGGCGGCCAAGGCGTTCGAGGTGATCGGCAAGGAGATCAACCTCGGTTCGCCCAAGCAGCTGCAGGTGGTGCTGTTCGACGAGCTGGAGATGCCGAAGACCAAGCGCACCAAGACCGGCTACACCACCGACGCGGCAGCGCTGGAGAACCTGTTCGAGGCCACCGGGCACCCGTTCCTGGAGCACCTGCTGGCCCACCGCGACGCCACCCGCCTGAAGGTCACCGTGGACGGGCTGCTGAAGTCCGTCGCCGAGGACGGCCGCATCCACACCACGTTCAACCAGACCATCGCGGCCACCGGACGGCTGAGCTCCACCGAGCCCAACCTGCAGAACATCCCGGTGCGCAACGACGCGGGTCGCCGCATCAGGCAGAGCTTCGTGGTGGGCGAGGGCTACGAGAGCCTGATGACGGCCGACTACAGCCAGATCGAGATGCGGATCATGGCCCACCTCTCCGGCGACGAGGGTCTCATCGAGGCCTTCAACACCGGCGAGGACCTGCACACCTTCGTCGGCGCCCGCGCGTTCGGGGTCCCGCTGGAGGAGGTGACCCCGGAGCTGCGCCGGCGGGTCAAGGCGATGAGCTACGGCCTGGCCTACGGCCTGAGCGCGTTCGGCCTCGCCGCGCAGCTGAACATCTCCACCGAGGAGGCCCGCGAGCAGATGGAGGCCTACTTCAGCCGCTTCGGCGGGGTGCGCGACTACCTGCGCGCCGTGGTGGAGCAGGCCCGCAAGGACGGGTACACCTCGACGATCTTCGGCCGACGGCGCTACCTCCCGGACCTGAACTCCGACAACCGCCAGCGTCGCGAGGTGGCGGAGCGGGCCGCCCTCAACGCCCCCATCCAGGGCTCGGCCGCCGACATCATCAAGGTGGCCATGCTCGGCGTGCAGAAGGCGCTCGCGGAGCAGGGCCTGCGCTCGCGCACGCTGCTGCAGGTGCACGACGAGCTCGTGCTCGAGGTGGCCGTCGGCGAGCACGAGGCCGTCGAGGCCCTCGTCCGCCGGGAGATGGGCGCGGCCTACGACCTCGGTGTGCCGATGGACGTCTCCGTCGGCACCGGCCGTTCGTGGGACGCCGCCGCCCACTGA
- a CDS encoding class I SAM-dependent methyltransferase has translation MPADTTEPQPDRHAGATAVLGTVGPARGHLSAADSVRANRAWWDADTEDYHREHADFLGVDHPDGEFVWCPEGLHEGDVHLLGDVAGRDVLEVGCGSAPCARWLAGQGARVVGLDLSLGMLRRGRVPGALEVPLVQATADALPFADGSFDVACSAFGAVPFVADSGVVMTEVARVLRSGGLWVFSVNHPMRWVFPDDPGPKGLTATIPYFDRTPYVEVDGNGVATYAEHHRTLGDRVREIVAAGLVLVDLVEPQWPEGLEREWGQWSPLRGEIFPGTAIFSCRKPG, from the coding sequence ATGCCCGCCGACACGACCGAACCCCAGCCCGACCGGCACGCCGGGGCCACCGCCGTCCTCGGCACGGTCGGACCCGCTCGCGGGCACCTCTCGGCCGCCGACAGCGTGCGCGCGAACCGGGCCTGGTGGGACGCCGACACCGAGGACTACCACCGTGAGCACGCCGACTTCCTGGGCGTGGACCACCCCGACGGCGAGTTCGTCTGGTGCCCCGAGGGCCTGCACGAGGGTGACGTGCACCTGCTGGGCGACGTGGCCGGTCGCGACGTGCTGGAGGTGGGCTGCGGATCCGCGCCGTGCGCGCGGTGGCTCGCCGGGCAGGGGGCGCGGGTGGTCGGGCTCGACCTGTCGCTGGGGATGCTGCGGCGGGGCCGGGTGCCGGGGGCGCTCGAGGTGCCGCTGGTGCAGGCCACCGCGGACGCGCTGCCCTTCGCCGACGGCAGCTTCGACGTGGCCTGCTCGGCGTTCGGTGCCGTCCCGTTCGTGGCCGACTCCGGGGTGGTCATGACCGAGGTGGCCCGGGTGCTGCGGTCCGGTGGGCTGTGGGTGTTCTCGGTGAACCACCCGATGCGCTGGGTGTTCCCCGACGACCCCGGACCCAAGGGGCTCACCGCGACCATCCCGTACTTCGACCGCACCCCGTACGTGGAGGTCGACGGGAACGGGGTGGCCACCTACGCCGAGCACCACCGCACCCTGGGCGACCGGGTCCGGGAGATCGTGGCGGCCGGGCTCGTGCTCGTCGACCTCGTCGAGCCCCAGTGGCCGGAGGGCCTGGAGCGCGAGTGGGGCCAGTGGAGCCCGCTGCGGGGGGAGATCTTCCCGGGCACGGCGATCTTCAGCTGCCGCAAGCCCGGCTGA
- the rpsA gene encoding 30S ribosomal protein S1, with translation MASTTLTSTSPQVAINDIGSAEDFMAAIDATIKYFNDGDIVEGTIVKVDRDEVLLDIGYKTEGVIPSRELSIKHDVDPNEVVSVGDVVEALVLTKEDKEGRLILSKKRAQYERAWGTIEALKEADEPVKGTVIEVVKGGLILDIGLRGFLPASLVEMRRVRDLQPYVGQEIEAKIIELDKNRNNVVLSRRAWLEQTQSAVRSEFLNQLQKGQVRKGVVSSIVNFGAFVDLGGVDGLVHVSELSWKHIDHPSEVVEVGTEVTVEVLDVDLDRERVSLSLKATQEDPWRQFARTHAIGQIVPGKVTKLVPFGAFVRVDEGIEGLVHISELAERHVEIPDQVVGVGDDVMVKVIDIDLERRRISLSLKQANEDFLAEFDPSKYGMADQYDDGGNYIFPEGFDSETNEWLEGFDSQREDWERRYAEAERRHAAHKVQVEKSIKDEAEAATETNYSSETGVSNDEDGDDDAAGDPGQGAPAASGGSLASDAQLAALREKLSGGA, from the coding sequence ATGGCCTCTACCACCCTCACCTCGACGAGCCCCCAGGTCGCGATCAACGACATCGGCTCGGCTGAGGACTTCATGGCGGCTATCGACGCCACGATCAAGTACTTCAACGATGGTGACATCGTCGAGGGAACCATCGTCAAGGTCGACCGCGACGAGGTCCTGCTCGACATCGGCTACAAGACAGAGGGTGTCATCCCCTCGCGCGAGCTCTCGATCAAGCACGACGTCGACCCCAACGAGGTCGTCTCCGTCGGCGACGTCGTCGAGGCCCTCGTCCTCACCAAGGAGGACAAGGAGGGCCGGCTGATCCTGTCCAAGAAGCGGGCGCAGTACGAGCGCGCGTGGGGCACGATCGAGGCGCTCAAGGAGGCGGACGAGCCCGTCAAGGGCACCGTCATCGAGGTCGTCAAGGGTGGTCTCATCCTGGACATCGGCCTGCGTGGCTTCCTCCCGGCGTCGCTGGTGGAGATGCGCCGCGTGCGCGACCTGCAGCCCTACGTCGGCCAGGAGATCGAGGCCAAGATCATCGAGCTCGACAAGAACCGCAACAACGTGGTCCTGTCGCGCCGGGCGTGGCTCGAGCAGACGCAGTCGGCGGTGCGCAGCGAGTTCCTCAACCAGCTGCAGAAGGGCCAGGTCCGCAAGGGCGTCGTGTCCTCCATCGTCAACTTCGGTGCCTTCGTGGACCTGGGTGGCGTCGACGGCCTGGTGCACGTCTCCGAGCTGTCCTGGAAGCACATCGACCACCCGTCCGAGGTCGTCGAGGTCGGCACCGAGGTCACCGTCGAGGTGCTGGACGTCGACCTGGACCGCGAGCGCGTCTCCCTGTCGCTCAAGGCCACGCAGGAGGACCCGTGGCGCCAGTTCGCCCGGACCCACGCGATCGGCCAGATCGTCCCGGGCAAGGTCACCAAGCTGGTGCCGTTCGGTGCGTTCGTCCGCGTGGACGAGGGCATCGAGGGCCTGGTGCACATCTCCGAGCTGGCCGAGCGCCACGTGGAGATCCCCGACCAGGTCGTGGGCGTCGGCGACGACGTCATGGTCAAGGTCATCGACATCGACCTCGAGCGTCGTCGCATCTCGCTGAGCCTGAAGCAGGCCAACGAGGACTTCCTCGCCGAGTTCGACCCGTCCAAGTACGGCATGGCCGACCAGTACGACGACGGCGGCAACTACATCTTCCCGGAGGGCTTCGACTCCGAGACGAACGAGTGGCTCGAGGGCTTCGACTCCCAGCGCGAGGACTGGGAGCGTCGCTACGCCGAGGCCGAGCGTCGCCACGCCGCCCACAAGGTGCAGGTCGAGAAGTCGATCAAGGACGAGGCCGAGGCCGCGACCGAGACGAACTACTCCTCCGAGACCGGCGTCAGCAACGACGAGGACGGCGACGACGACGCGGCCGGCGACCCCGGCCAGGGTGCGCCCGCGGCCAGCGGTGGCTCGCTCGCCAGCGACGCCCAGCTGGCTGCCCTGCGGGAGAAGCTCTCCGGCGGAGCGTGA